In Cryptomeria japonica chromosome 10, Sugi_1.0, whole genome shotgun sequence, a genomic segment contains:
- the LOC131029316 gene encoding uncharacterized protein LOC131029316: MIVSSNTWALYMRSFTTTHRRVWSNATVFHNRFTHTFPKGNNDKVTHSLKARENLQLEDVNLVENTNKEFKKASKGGTQRFSTAAVMSVKPPDPPGPNTGDGPHHN; the protein is encoded by the exons ATGATAGTGAGCAGCAACACATGGGCTCTCTATATGCGAAGCTTCACTACTACCCATAGAAGGGTTTGGAGTAATGCTACTGTTTTCCACAACAGATTTACACATACATTTCCAAAGGGAAACAATGATAAAGTTACTCACAGTTTAAAAGCAAGGGAAAATCTGCAATTGG AAGATGTCAATCTGGTGGAGAACACTAACAAAGAGTTTAAGAAGGCGTCAAAAGGTGGTACCCAAAGGTTTTCAACT GCTGCTGTTATGAGTGTGAAACCTCCAGACCCTCCAGGCCCAAATACAGGTGATGGCCCACATCATAATTAG